The segment ATCTGAAAGNNNNNNNNNNNNNNNNNNNNNNNNNNNNNNNNNNNNNNNNNNNNNNNNNNNNNNNNNNNNNNNNNNNNNNNNNNNNNNNNNNNNNNNNNNNNNNNNNNNNNNNNNNNNNNNNNNNNNNNNNNNNNNNNNNNNNNNNNNNNNNNNNNNNNNNNNNNNNNNNNNNNNNNNNNNNNNNNNNNNNNNNNNNNNNNNNNNNNctttccggccaccagatggcgctattttcaccgtcttaattgctgctgagggtgtcagacgatagactttatttattattttatccactttgcttcaaccgatcaccaccaaaattttatcatctgttccttgtcccattatccacctttcctggaAATTTCgtcaaaatctgtttttaactttttgagttattttgcagacagacaaacaaacaaacaaacagacaaatgaacaaacagacaaacagaacaaCGCCGGCggaaacataacctccttggcgaaggtaaatatatttttctctatAAACATTATCGTTAGCTCAATTGACATAAATGTAATCATTATTTAATGTAATCAAGTGTTTCACCCCTTACAAATCATCGTGTACTTATGAGAAGTCACTcgtttttcattcaaaaataactttcaaactgatttcttttagtACACTGGCAAAAATGAGGCATTCAATATTctatttggtcattttttgaTATGAATGTTTCTCTTGGAGTTGATGGTCTGAAAATTCATCATCATGATCAGAGTTGATCTCAAGATCATCTTCATTTTCAGACAATTCCTCCTCAACTTCACTATCCTGATCAAGGATATGTTCCAGAGCCTCCTGGGCTGTCATTCTCTTCTCTTGTGTCTCGATTTGCAAGAAATGTGATATTTCTACCCTTCCTCCATTATCACTGCCGTGTCAGTAgtcattttcatttacatgttcatTACACTAATCAAGTCCAGCAGAAACGGTTTCATGCTCcaaaacttaataaaaacatgttttctgtgttcttAAACATTGAAATGGGTCAATTTGACCCACAGCATAACAGGAGGGTTAACTAAAACATCTAAGCCTTTTGCAATGCGTGTAAAcctattttgatattttatttcctttttactGATCTGCCTTGACTAAATCACAATACCTTGTTCTCTTTTCCTCAAGATACTCAGCCCTAGCTTGTGGATCAGCATTCTTCCTAGCCCTGTAtagtctctgcctctctttatCAGACAGCGGCATCTGGAAGAACAAAACTGACCCTGAAACATCAAAATCTGTActaaaactttattaaaaacataaatattagaTTATAGCATTATTATTGGTTCATTTTTGgacaataatttaataataaacaataactTCACAAAAATCTATGATAATGGCCTGTGTTCATTGAATCTGATAAATTCAAgataaataacagaaaatgccataaaagtttaaaaaaaaatacataatattgttattaatataatataacaatatCAAGTCAATGCCTAAAAAGCTACAGATACTAATACAAATCTGCATTGATAAACATGTCCACTCTGGATAACAGAGGACATGTCCTGGGTAACAGAAGATCTTTGTTATCCAGGgaggacaaaaaaacacttttccctTTATAATCAGGCTTTAACTAGGCCTACTGTGGAAAACTATAACTTATACTTCAACGCATCAGTGTCATATTTCACATGAAATAGGtagtttttaaatatataaacatcataaatgttttattagcGTTATCCAGAAAGACACATGATTTGAGGACATATCGCACCAGTGACCGAAAAggtcaaaatatcaacattttaagAGAGACTTTTTGACCTTGTAATGTGTTTTGGGGGTCCTTCAGAATCTTCTGGCTGATACAACAGTCTGTCACATGACTATCCAAATCCAAATATGGTAATATATAGCCACTATAGTCTGTTACCCAGGAAGGACATTATGGAAATCCAAATATGGAGACAAAAGTATTTCTTGcgtttaaatgtaaataagctTAGCATTGTTACTATATTTGCATATGTCATTGCAAACATTAACACAATTATGCCCCAGTAGATAATTAATCCTTTTATTaagatttctgacattttttgcatatttttgtaCTTAGATTTAAGCAGGGACGTTACCCAGGAAGGACAATTTGGTACTTTTGAGCTCAATAGCTCcttaaattttaatttcttaTAGTGAATACTCATATGAGTAAGTAAAGAGGGGAGAGTTGAGTAACATAATGTAgtgttttgaaatatttatatatttttaacattataaATATGCTCTGGACACCAGAATTGACATGCCACGTATTTGAcccatatatatacatatatatatatatatatatatgtatatatatatataaaaaggcTGTTAGACCAACCTATCCTTACACAaaagtttgtatgatatcctgggttatgcacaaatgcattactttttgtaagaaaacatacaaacagtgcatgacaaTCAGGTTAGATAGCTGTCTCAACCACCATTATCAAAACACTGGCAGTGGCTCAAGACAGCAGGTAGTTCACTCATCAACATTTTAACCCCCAGCTTCTCTAGTCCGCACGTCGAAGCTTCcctgagcaagatactgaaccctacATTGCTCCCCCAAATGGGTATCTAACTGCATGTAAATGTTAACTGAGTAGCCCCAGCCACCAGTGAATAAATGTGTCTGTAAATGGATGAATCTGGCTCTGTAGTGTAAAATTACCCTCACTCATCAGAAGACTAGAAGGGCGCAATAcaaatgcaagtccatttaccaaagCATTGTGTTCCATGATGCCAGCTACCCAATAAGCTAATTCGGCTGATGCACCTAGCTTTGATGCCACAGCTAGTCAGTGTGTATATCAGAAGATATAGTTGATAGTAGATATTGTTGTTGGTTGACTATCCTAAACTTTGAACATTTTTCAGCCAAACAAGCAAGAAAATGACCAATGTTTACTTAATTCTTTTGAAAAGATTAAGCATCATGTACCAAATATTTGGTGCCAAGAGCTGACAGCTTCCAGATCCTCATACCCAGATAGCTCTCCGCTAAAAGTCCTGTGTCCAAATTTTAAAGCAATgtccttttcttttgttgttttgtttgggcTCACCTTGTTCAGCttttttgtccttgtttttagCTGTATGTCTATTCTGCGTATGTACGTACATTGAGATtctctctcatactctctctgtctctgcctgaCCAGTTGGAGTTGTCTGGAGCAGCTGTCCTTCACCAGGCCAGGAGGGATCAGGTAGTGGATGCATGTCGAGTCTACAGTGCGTCCAGTCATAAGCGCAGAGTACTGACACCCGGAGATCTCAAACATCTTGTGGTGGATGAGGACCATGAACTCATCTACTGCTATGTCCCCAAGGTGGCCTGTACCAACTGGAAGCGCGTCATGATGGTGCTTACAGGCCGGGGCAAATACAGGTGAGTCTTGTACCTGGCAGGCTTTTAAAAGATTTAAGTTTAGAGGTCATTTATGTCCCTTCTAAATATATTGCTCCATGTTTGACAAATAGGAAGAGATATGCACAGGACATGTGTTGTAAGATGTAGTTAcatctagggctgtacccaaatattcagatattcgaatattcgtttctatgggtaggtattcgttatgaaaatttggtattcgatattcgtttttttatttacttttttttttttttttttacatattgtttttatacattataaaatgtgaaaatatagcatagcctaccaactgagcttgtgcacacggcacgcttgagcgcatctgtctgaggctgtggatcaatgccaagttttaccactttatcactattccctctaacttgtagctgttttttcgttatctttatttaatatgaattatgggaccatttttgtcaacatttgtttcccccgttttgtacaataaattattgtttaaagtttcaacaagtttcttttggagtgcgtgacacaagtgtgtttggAAAACGACcacggactgtcacctgctcaacgcatcagtatcttcggatgccatgacagtaatagccaataatgtcaaaatatcatttacagaccgatttaacagacgatcactgctgcccgacccgcaggtccatttgcgggtcccgcgggttacgggtcgacccgcgcatcactactcagctcagtctataaggctgtacacaacagtaaggctatagacattattctattcaggccagcagaaccagcagcgcatcggctctacagcgcatggcactgctgattaaccattttattgcagcacagagtgtctgccagcaaccaattacttgcagaggcttcctacaacttgtttcaacaggatgactagccaatgtgaaaatcaaaagaaagcatagaataatgccCTCATTACACTGAACGTTTGTGATGACCCAAGACATGAATgcatattgtttgttttacgTTCGTTCCTCACTGTCCTTATGCCTCTCTTAAACAGTGACCCAATGGAAATCCCTTCCAATGAAGCCCACATTCCCTCCAACCTGAAGACGCTGAATCAATACAGTATTACTGAGATCAACCACCGCCTCAAGAACTACCTCAAGTTCCTCTTTGTTCGCGAGCCCTTTGAGAGGCTGGTCTCTGCATACCGCAACAAGTTTACCCTCAAGTACAACTCATCCTTCCATAAGCGCTTTGGCACTCGCATCATCCGGCGCTACCGCAAGAATGCCACGCAGGACGCCCTGCTCAGTGGTGCTGATGTTAAATTCAAAGAGTTTGCAGAGTACCTGGTGGACCCGGCCACGCAGCGCGATGGTCCACTCAACGAGCACTGGCAGACCGTTTACCAGCTTTGTCATCCATGTCACATCCACTATGACCTGGTAGGCAAATATGACACACTGGAAGCGGATGCAAACTATGTGCTGCGGCTGGTGGGTGTTGGTGACTCCTTGCATTTCCCTAGCTATGCCAAGTCCACTCGGACCACAGATGCCATGACGGCCCAGTTCTTTAGCAATATCAGCACTCAGCAGCAGATCCAACTCTACCAGCTTTACAAGTTGGACTTCCTTATGTTCAACTACTCCACACCCAGCTACCTCCGGCTGGACTAATGGAGGACAGAGCTGGGACTCTGAGAATGGCTACCTTGTTTAAGGAGAGGCAAGAAAATGAGTGGAAAGAATTCTTTGGAGGCaaacttgatttaaaaaactgtAGTTGTAACTTTCAGGCATGGGGTCTGAATTAGACATATACACATGTGCTGAAAGGAAGAAGGGTAATGTGTGCTTGTCTGGGCATAGGGGGGAGGATGTCCAATCAACTCTGTGTGATACAGAGAGCACTGCTTGGGTGAGAACGTAGGCTAAATGGACCAAATGCATGCAAAGACTAAACTGTGGGTGAAGCAGGTCTTCAAGGTGTTTTATAAGGGGAACAAAGGACGGACTGGAAAAGAGATTCTCCTGATGGTTGCTTCAGATTCCACAAAGCAAACAGCGGCCTCGCACGTGCCCTGACCCCAATGCATCTTGGGAGCTAAGCTTATCTCCCCCTCCCCCTGATCAACAGAGAAACTCCGTCAAATTGTAAAACACAATCCATGCCCTACACTGCGCTGTCAGCGTGGTGTGTTAGCATCCATCACCCTTGTCCTCATTAGATGCATATATTTCAGAGGGAAACCAGCTCATCACAGCCTCAAGAATGCCCTATGATAGATGGCTAATGACTTCACTCTTAAGACTTCTACAACCACAATGACTGTAACTATGGCCTTCAGCCAACTTTTTTAACTAAGCAAGTTGTCACTGGTCTCTTTCATTATGATGTTGGGACCTCTTGTGTTACACCTTCAGGACCCTGAGAAAACGAAGACTCCTGCTACAGCAGTTAAGTGTGGAGGTGCTTAATAAATCATTGTCTGTAACACCAAGCATCCTTAACACTTAAAGCTACAGGACGTGGTTAGACAGGTACGTCCTCACGTGACTGGGTGCATCAGCTGTGAGGGACAAGTCTGCGCAGAACGTCTTAGCTGAAAAACGAAAAAGAGACAGCCTGTGTGGTTGCAAAAGAGTTAAAGTCACTGGATCTCATAACCCTGTCCTGCTGTGCCCCACCATGCCGCGCCAGGGGCTCAGCGGACACATCCAGGGACTCGCCAACAAAGCCCCTGCTCAGTCGACCAAACATGTCTTTCAGTAAATTAAGATTATCCTTTTGTCCTCAtgctaatttgtatttttattgtctcatgAATTATGAAGCATTGCTGCAAGCAGCAATAACAAAAGATTATTTAATTTGCTTTGTTGATTAAAGAGAGAAAGGTTTaattgggttgtttttttttctgggctAATGAACATttcatgatttgtttttaaagttaaagtgttgttattgttttgtcatGTTGATTTTCGTCTTCACAACTTGCCTCTGATACATCATTAGTGCATTGCAGCACTTTCATTTCTGAAGGGTGTATGGTACATTTCAGCCCATGGCTTTGTccttctgtgtctgtgaccaTCACAGATTTCTGAGTTATTTCCCATTTCCTGTTGGCACATTTGGTGCCAAAATGGCTGTGAGAGCCTCAGAGATCCACACTCAGTGTTCAGTACACATCACTGCCCTTAAGCAAATTCATGGGAagaccccccacccccaaaacCAGAACATGAGAACTGGCTGCTGCTCTCAATGTACATATCAACAATCTACTGCCCACATCACAGAGTCAGAGACTGTATCTCATTGTGTGATGTGATTAATGCTAGCGATGCTAAGCAATGTCAAGGTTAATAACTGCACTCTCCATCACGCTGTGAGTTGGATTACAGGCTGTTGTGTAAGCATTATacaggagagggggagagagagtcGTTTCATTTTTTACACCTCCTCTAAATTCTAAACCATCCAGCATTAAATAGGTTTTTTGGAAAagctgcatctctttgttgctCTTGATGGAACCAGGAATAATACTTTCTATGCATTTGTGCGTATGGTACGTTCTCCCATCTCTCCATTTAACAAAACCCTAgttttaaaggttttatttaGGTAGTTTCGTCCATCACTCCTGCTGGTAATGTTAATATTTGACTCATTAGATTCAGTGTAGAGAGACTGTTAATGCTGTGGCACTGCTAGACAAAGCCGGATTACTTTATGGTAAAGCAGGTAAAGAACAGTAAAAACTAACATGCTGACAGTCTTAAAGTTGTTCCTTTTTTATAAAGTGACCTCGAGGTTCTTGCTTGAAGAAGGTCCATGCCAAATCTAGTATTAATATCTGCATTTTTGCACTTA is part of the Epinephelus moara isolate mb chromosome 22, YSFRI_EMoa_1.0, whole genome shotgun sequence genome and harbors:
- the chst11 gene encoding carbohydrate sulfotransferase 11, whose product is MRRNPFVVDGCCRKGSRNALQELYSPTQLELSGAAVLHQARRDQVVDACRVYSASSHKRRVLTPGDLKHLVVDEDHELIYCYVPKVACTNWKRVMMVLTGRGKYSDPMEIPSNEAHIPSNLKTLNQYSITEINHRLKNYLKFLFVREPFERLVSAYRNKFTLKYNSSFHKRFGTRIIRRYRKNATQDALLSGADVKFKEFAEYLVDPATQRDGPLNEHWQTVYQLCHPCHIHYDLVGKYDTLEADANYVLRLVGVGDSLHFPSYAKSTRTTDAMTAQFFSNISTQQQIQLYQLYKLDFLMFNYSTPSYLRLD